AGGAACTGCGATTTTTACATCTTTTAGAGCAGCCAAAAATGTTACCATACCTTCGGGAAAGTTGTGAATTGCCAATACTAATGCCGTAAGCAGTCCAACACGCATAAGCTTAGTGTTTTTACGTTTTGTTGCAGATTGCGACTGAGCTACGTTGGCAATTTCTTCTACTCCCCTAAATTCGTGCGGATTTTCTTCTTTCGGAACCAAGGCATCTATTATCATAATCAGTAAAATACCACCGAAAAAAGCAAGTACGGCGTAAAGAGTTCCGTTACTTTCGCCATGCAAGGCACTTAGCGTGCTAATAGCATCGCTTAGCAACTCTACGAACGATATGTAAATCATAACACCTGCCGAAAATCCCAACGAAACCGACAGAAATAGAGTGTTGGTACGCTTTGCAAAAAAGGCGATAGCGCTGCCTATTCCGGTAGAAAGTCCGGCAAAAAGTGTTAGTGAGAATGCTATGAGTACTTGATTGTTCATTTAGTTACGAGTTACGAGTTATGAGTTCCGAGTGGCTCGCCCTGAAAAAAGTTTACATTTAATTGATGTTGCAAAAGTATAATTACCAAAACTCATTTAAAATCCCTAAAAATAGGGATTTTAGTTGAGTTTGTTAACGGTTTTGCAGTACGATTTATATCAAATATTTAGCGTTAGTCTTTATCAATATTAGAATTGAACATTTGCATTGCTTCGGCACTCATTCCCATACTGGAAAAGCCACCGTCGTGATATAGGTTTTGCATAGTAACCTTTCTGGTAAAGTCGCTGAACAGTGTTACGCAATATTGAGCACATTCCTTAGCCGAAGCATTGCCAAGCGGCGACATAACTTCGGCATAATCCATAAGATCGTATATTCCTTTAACCGCACTAATAGCAGTGGTACGAGTCGGCGACTGTGAAACGGTGTTTATTCTAACATTTTTTTCTTTGCCGTAAATATATCCAAAACTTCTGGCTATACTTTCCAAAGCTGCTTTAGCATCAGCCATATCGTTGTACTCGTACAATGTTCGTTGAGCGGCAACGTAAGTAAGCGCAACAATAGAACCCCACTCGTTTATAGCATCCAATTTTTTTGCCGTTTGTATAACTTTATGAAACGAAACAGCCGATATATCCAAAGTTTGCAAATAGTTGGAATAGTTTATATCGTCGTAAGGTATTTTCCTTCTTACGTTGGGCGACATGCCGATAGCATGAAGAATAAAATCTATTTTCCCGTTAAAATGTTCCATAGTTTTATTGAACAAGTTTTCCAAATCGGGTATGCTAGTAGCATCAGCAGCTACAATTATGGAGTTTGTTTTTTTCGCAAGTTCGTCGGTGTCTCCCATTCTTAATCCGGATTCGGTATTGGATAGCACAAGTTCGGCTCCTTGTTCGTAACATTGCTCGGCAACTTGCCAAGCTATTGATTTTTCGTTCAAGGCTCCAAAAATAAGTCCTTTTTTCCCTTTTAATAAGTTAGTTACCATAGTATATAAAGTATTTGATTAGTAATTATTTAATTATTTAGTTATTTAGTTAGCAGATGTTTCGCTGCTTCAATTGTAGTTTGAGTAATATTACCGTCGCTTATTAGTCCGGCTATTTCGTTAATTCTTTCGGTCTGATTGAGTTTTTTTATCTCAGTTGTAGCCATATCGCCAGTTTCGATTTTATACACTTTAAAATGACTATCGGCAAGACCTGCAATTTGTGGCAGGTGCGTAATCGCGACAATTTGTTTGTTTTCAGCCATTTTGCACATAAGCATTCCAGCTTTAGTTGCTATCTCGCCTGAGATGCCCGCATCAATTTCATCGAAAATTATAGTTGGCAACATTTTTTTCTCAACCGAAAGCGATTTTATTGCAAGCATAAGTCTTGATATTTCACCACCCGATGCAACTTTGCTTAGTTCTCTAACTTCGTGTCCTTTATTTGCCGAAAATAGAAACGACATTTCATCTTTTCCGTAAATGTTATGTTCGGGTAAAATATTGATTTCTATCGAAAAAGATGCCGATTTCATTCCCAAATTAGGCAATATTTCAAGCATTTGCTTTTCAAAACTGTCTGATGCAGTTTTTCTACTCTCCGACAATTTTTCGGAAAGGTTGGAAACTTCATCGTACAAACTATTTATTTCGGCTTTTAAATTCTTTATTGTATCCTCGAGCTGATTGGTGTTTGTAATGCTTGTTTCAAGAGATTTTTCTATTTCAATGAGCTGTTCGGTTGTTTGTACTTTATGTTTGTGCAGCAAATTGTAAATACTGTTCAAACGCTGAGTTAGCAACTGATGTCTATCTTCGTCGTAATAAATATTATCGACTTGTTTAAGCAAATCGGAAGATATGTCGTTTAATTCTATATGACTTGAATTTATTCGCTTTGACAATTCCAAAATAACATCGTTGTATTTGCCTGCTTGTTCGGTCAGGTTTTTAATATTCTGCAAAGCATTTAAAACACTGTCTTCGTTCTCGTAAAGCAGATTTATTGCCTGATAAAGGTTTGTCTTAACTTCTTCGGCGTGAGTTATTTGTTTTAGTTCCGTCTCTATTTCGTCAACTTCGTTAGGAATAAGTTTCAAGGCGTTAATCTCTTCAAACAAAAAACTATTGTATTCAAACTCCTTGAGCATAAGCTCTGCTTCGTTTTCTTTTCGTTTTAGCTCCAACTTTTTTTCGGTGTATTTATTAAATACATTTGAATATTCTGTAAGTAGCTTTGAATTTTGAGCGTAGCTGTCCAAAAGCTGAATTTGGAAGTCGTTATTTTGAAGTTTTAATGTTTGAAACTGCGAATGTATATCTACCAAATTTTCCACCAAATCTCTCAATACGTTTAAGTTTACAGGTGTATCGTTAATAAATGCTCTGGACTTGTTTTGCGGAGTAATTTCTCTACGTATTGTTGTGTTATTGTCGAAATCAATATCGTTGGCAGAAAAAAATCCTTTCAAATTATAATTTTCAATATCAAAAACAGCTTCTACAATGCATTTTTGTTCAGGATCGAGCAAAGTATTGGTGTCGGCTCTTTGCCCTAATATCAAATTAATTGCACCCAATAAA
The sequence above is a segment of the Lentimicrobiaceae bacterium genome. Coding sequences within it:
- the zupT gene encoding zinc transporter ZupT; the encoded protein is MNNQVLIAFSLTLFAGLSTGIGSAIAFFAKRTNTLFLSVSLGFSAGVMIYISFVELLSDAISTLSALHGESNGTLYAVLAFFGGILLIMIIDALVPKEENPHEFRGVEEIANVAQSQSATKRKNTKLMRVGLLTALVLAIHNFPEGMVTFLAALKDVKIAVPIAVAIAIHNIPEGIAVSVPIYYATGNRKRAFWLSFLSGLAEPLGALVGYLILAPFLNDNLFGIMFAVIAGIMVFISLDELLPAAEKCGGKHHHAIYGLVAGMAVMAIGLLLLG
- a CDS encoding SDR family oxidoreductase is translated as MVTNLLKGKKGLIFGALNEKSIAWQVAEQCYEQGAELVLSNTESGLRMGDTDELAKKTNSIIVAADATSIPDLENLFNKTMEHFNGKIDFILHAIGMSPNVRRKIPYDDINYSNYLQTLDISAVSFHKVIQTAKKLDAINEWGSIVALTYVAAQRTLYEYNDMADAKAALESIARSFGYIYGKEKNVRINTVSQSPTRTTAISAVKGIYDLMDYAEVMSPLGNASAKECAQYCVTLFSDFTRKVTMQNLYHDGGFSSMGMSAEAMQMFNSNIDKD
- the recN gene encoding DNA repair protein RecN, which translates into the protein MIQKLYIENYILIKKLEIDFDSGFTCITGETGAGKSILLGAINLILGQRADTNTLLDPEQKCIVEAVFDIENYNLKGFFSANDIDFDNNTTIRREITPQNKSRAFINDTPVNLNVLRDLVENLVDIHSQFQTLKLQNNDFQIQLLDSYAQNSKLLTEYSNVFNKYTEKKLELKRKENEAELMLKEFEYNSFLFEEINALKLIPNEVDEIETELKQITHAEEVKTNLYQAINLLYENEDSVLNALQNIKNLTEQAGKYNDVILELSKRINSSHIELNDISSDLLKQVDNIYYDEDRHQLLTQRLNSIYNLLHKHKVQTTEQLIEIEKSLETSITNTNQLEDTIKNLKAEINSLYDEVSNLSEKLSESRKTASDSFEKQMLEILPNLGMKSASFSIEINILPEHNIYGKDEMSFLFSANKGHEVRELSKVASGGEISRLMLAIKSLSVEKKMLPTIIFDEIDAGISGEIATKAGMLMCKMAENKQIVAITHLPQIAGLADSHFKVYKIETGDMATTEIKKLNQTERINEIAGLISDGNITQTTIEAAKHLLTK